A window of candidate division TA06 bacterium genomic DNA:
CACCGTGGCCGCCATCGTTCCCAAGGAGCTGGTGGAGGACGGCTCTCAGGATTTCTCCCGCCATCCGGTGGGCTCGGGGCCCTTCGTCCTGAAAAACTGGGAACCGGGAAAAACCCTGGAGCTGGAGCCCAATCCCCATTACTACGAGCGCAGGATATCGCTGTCCGGCGTAAAATATTCCATCGACCTGAACGACGAACAGAAGATAGAAGCTTTGGCCTCGGGCCGGCTGGATATCACCGACGTCAACAGCCTGCAGCGCCGGGCCCTTTCCTCTGACCCCACCCTGAAAGTGGTAAGCCTGCCCCAGCTCAATGTCCAGTATCTGTGCATCAATGTTTCCAGGGTCTCGCCCTTTGCCGATATAAGAGTGCGCCAGGCCCTGAACTACGCGGTCGACAAGAAAGCGCTGATCGAAACCACCGAACTGGCCGGGGACGCCGTTATAGCCAAGGGGGTCTTTCCGCCGGAGCTGTGGGCCTACAACCCCAACCTGGCCGGCTACGGCTACGATCCCGACCGGGCCAAAAAACTGTTGGCCGAAGCGGGCTTTGCCGGGGGATTGCCCGGGGAATATCTGCTGGATATCCGGGACAGCAAAGCCCAGCTGCAGCGGTTTGAGGTAGTCCGCCAAAGCTGCCGGGAGGTTGGCATCAGCATCAAACCCAATCCCTTAAGCTGGAAAGCCCTGCTGGAAAAAACCTACGGCTGCCAGTCCCAGTTGTCGTTCAACGGCTGGTCCTCGGACAACGGCGATCCCGATAATTTCCTGTATCCCCTGTTCCATTCCAAAAACGGTGGCCGGGCCGGCAACACATCCTTTTTCAAGTCGGCGGCGATAGACGAAATGCTGGACGAAGCCGTCACCATCCGCGATCCCGGCCAAAGGCTGCTGCGCTACCGCAAGATAGAGGAGCTGATAGTGCAGGAGGCCCCCTGGGTGTTTTTGTACCACTCCGTAAAATCCACCGCGGTCAGGAACGCCGTCCACGGCTACCGGCCCCGGCCGTTCGGCTCCGAGCTTTACAAACACTGCTGGGTGGAGCAATAACAGATAATGACTGCTGGCCTGTGAATCGTGAATTGTGAATTGTAAATTGTAAATTGTAAATTGCAAATTGAATTGACGGCATGCCGGATGAACTTCAGATCATAAACGTAACCGTTTCCTCCGCCCAAAGCCGGGTGCGGCTGGACCGGTACCTAAGCTGTCAGGGAATGAACCATTCCCGCAATCAGCTGCAGAAGTTCATAGAGTCCGGGCGGGTGCTGGTGGACGGAAAGCTAAAAACCCCAGGCTATCTGGTGAAACCCGGCGACAGGATCGAGATCAAAAAGGACCGGCTGGCCGCGCCCCGGCGGGAGTTGCTGGCCGAAGACATCGCGTTGGACGTAGTTTACGAGGACCAGGATCTTTTGGTGATCAACAAGCCGGCTGGGATGGTGGTCCACCCGGCGGCCGGCAACCGCCGGGGCACCATGGTCAACGCCCTGCTGCACCATGCCCAAAACCTTTCCCGGGTGGGAGGGCGGGAACGGCCCGGGATCCTGCACCGGTTGGACAAAGGGACCTCCGGACTTTTATTGGCAGCCAAGACCGACCAGGTCCATACCCTGTTGGCCCGCCAGTTAGAGGCCCGCAAGATCGTGCGCCGTTACCGGGCGGTGGTCTGGGGGATTTTAGGGGAACCTGAAGGGACGATTTCGGCTCCCATCGGCAGGTCGGCCTTTGACCGAAAAAAAATGGGAGTTACCAGCTTAAGGGGCCGCCAAGCGGTTACTCATTACAGGGTTTTAAGGGAATACAAAATCGCCTCGCTGGTTGAGATAAAGCTGGAGACAGGCCGCACCCATCAGATCAGGGTTCACTTGCAGCATCTGGGGCACCCGGTGCTGGGCGATCCCGATTACGGGGGCCGGGCCCGCTCCCTGTTTTCCCGTTTCGCCTCCGCCAATGCCGGCCTGGCCCAGGAACTGCTGGACGCCATTGGCCGCCAGGCCCTGCATGCTGCGGCGCTGGGGTTCGTCCATCCCGCCACATCCAAATACATGGAATTCAAGGCGCCTCTGCCCGGAGACATGGAGGAGGTCATAAGGCTGTTGGAAAAGGGAGCCTATAGAGAACTGAGGCTTGATCTCAAGGAAATGGATGTTTAACCGGAAAACAAAAAAGCGTTTTCCCAACTTTCCCCAACTTTTATCTCTTGACAAAACCTTATTATTCCTGATATATTTAACGTTCAGGGTATTTAGAAAATAATAATTTCTGGAGGCTGACAAATGCGTATCAAAAGTTTGGCAATATTTTTTCTGCTGACGCTGGCCGGGGCCGGGCTGGCCCGGGCTTATCGTCCCCCGGCCTTTGACGGCGGCTGCGGACTGTTCAAGGTCTCCTCGGCCCGGACCATGGGAAGGGGCATGATGTCGGTGGGTTTCCTGCAGTCCGACTTCGGCGGGGAAGACCGGAAAAAGGGAGATCCCTTTTTCCAGGGCGATACCAACACCGTCAAAGGCGAAGTGGATAAACATTACCGGGGCATGATAAGGCTGATGGTTTCCTATGCTCCGCTGGATTTCTTCGAATTCTCCGTCGGCCCCAGGATCTACGCCACTTACGACCGGCATTCCAACGTGGTGGGCCAGCCCGGCAAACTCCGCTACGACGGAGTTAATTACGATCTGGCTTTGTTCTGGCTGGAGAACATCCTGTTGAAAACCAAATTCTCTTACCAGTCCAAGGAATACGGGGGAGCGCCATTCTCCTATGCCGTGGGCGCAGAGCCGTTCGTCTCGATAGGATTTCCGGCGACCACGGCCTATATGTACACCGATAACCCGAAGCAGCCCGAACGCCCCGACTCTAATCTGGTGGCCCACGGCTTTACCGAACTCAACGCCCACAACCCCGACTTCGGCGCCAAGTTTTTGGGCACTC
This region includes:
- a CDS encoding RluA family pseudouridine synthase; protein product: MPDELQIINVTVSSAQSRVRLDRYLSCQGMNHSRNQLQKFIESGRVLVDGKLKTPGYLVKPGDRIEIKKDRLAAPRRELLAEDIALDVVYEDQDLLVINKPAGMVVHPAAGNRRGTMVNALLHHAQNLSRVGGRERPGILHRLDKGTSGLLLAAKTDQVHTLLARQLEARKIVRRYRAVVWGILGEPEGTISAPIGRSAFDRKKMGVTSLRGRQAVTHYRVLREYKIASLVEIKLETGRTHQIRVHLQHLGHPVLGDPDYGGRARSLFSRFASANAGLAQELLDAIGRQALHAAALGFVHPATSKYMEFKAPLPGDMEEVIRLLEKGAYRELRLDLKEMDV